One genomic segment of Primulina tabacum isolate GXHZ01 chromosome 9, ASM2559414v2, whole genome shotgun sequence includes these proteins:
- the LOC142504553 gene encoding histone H2AX has product MSSTAAATSKGGRGKPKASKSVSRSSKAGLQFPVGRIARFLKAGKYAERVGAGAPVYLSAVLEYLAAEVLELAGNAARDNKKNRIVPRHIQLAVRNDEELSKLLGSVTIANGGVLPNIHQNLLPKKVGGREKEIGSASQEF; this is encoded by the exons ATGAGTTCTACCGCAGCAGCCACCAGCAAGGGCGGCCGGGGCAAGCCCAAGGCCTCCAAGTCCGTCTCCCGTTCATCGAAAGCTGGTCTCCAGTTCCCCGTCGGCAGAATCGCTAGGTTTCTCAAGGCTGGAAAGTACGCCGAGCGTGTCGGCGCCGGTGCTCCTGTTTATCTCTCCGCCGTGCTTGAATATCTAGCTGCTGAG GTTTTGGAACTTGCGGGGAATGCAGCGAGGGACAACAAGAAGAATAGAATTGTGCCGAGGCACATACAATTGGCTGTCAGAAATGACGAGGAATTGAGCAAGCTTCTGGGGAGTGTGACCATTGCGAACGGTGGTGTTTTGCCCAATATTCACCAGAATCTCTTGCCGAAGAAGGTTGGAGGACGAGAGAAAGAGATTGGGTCTGCGTCTCAAGAATTTTAG
- the LOC142504574 gene encoding uncharacterized protein LOC142504574, which produces MKCFLRGNGCFWFMFLAHLIFVLKCGLLAHAMLDPIDFLALQNVRKRLEDLPGSNYFGSWDFTSDPCGFSGVYCDGDKVVALNLGDPRAGSPGLTGRLDPEIGKLSSMAEFTVVPGRIFGSLPDSLSQLKNLRFLAVSQNFITGEIPASLGQLQGLQTLDLSFNQLTGSIPYSIGAPPALSNIILCHNKLSGSIPPFVSQSLTRIDLKHNNLSGSISPTGLPPSLQYLSLSWNQLTGPVDVLLTRLNKLSYIDLSMNRFTGPIPPEIFTFPIANLQLQRNQFSGPVRPTNLVTIPTIDLSHNRLSGEISPMFSTVQKLYLNNNRFMGHVPASFVDRLLASNIQILYLQHNYLTGIEINPTVEIPVSSSLCLQYNCMVLPVQTACPLNAGNQKTRPTSQCIEWKG; this is translated from the coding sequence ATGAAGTGTTTTCTGAGGGGAAATGGCTGCTTCTGGTTCATGTTTTTGGCCCATTTGATTTTCGTTCTGAAATGTGGACTTCTGGCGCATGCAATGCTGGATCCGATTGATTTCTTGGCGCTGCAGAATGTTCGTAAAAGGTTGGAGGATTTGCCGGGGTCGAATTATTTTGGCTCCTGGGATTTCACTTCGGACCCGTGTGGTTTCTCCGGTGTGTATTGCGACGGAGATAAGGTGGTTGCTCTCAATCTCGGTGACCCCAGAGCCGGGTCCCCGGGTCTGACGGGTAGACTTGATCCGGAGATTGGGAAACTCTCATCAATGGCGGAATTTACCGTTGTCCCCGGTCGGATATTCGGCTCTCTGCCCGATTCCCTGTCTCAGTTGAAAAACCTCCGGTTTCTAGCCGTCAGTCAGAACTTCATCACCGGCGAAATCCCGGCGAGTCTAGGCCAGCTCCAGGGACTCCAGACCCTTGATCTTAGCTTCAATCAACTCACCGGGAGCATCCCATATTCCATCGGAGCCCCGCCGGCGTTATCCAACATCATCCTCTGCCACAACAAGCTATCCGGTTCAATCCCACCTTTCGTCTCCCAATCCTTAACTCGAATCGACCTCAAACACAACAACTTATCCGGTTCTATTTCCCCAACCGGACTCCCTCCTTCCCTCCAGTACCTCTCGCTGTCATGGAACCAGCTCACCGGGCCGGTCGACGTGCTCCTCACCCGATTGAACAAACTGAGCTACATCGACCTCAGCATGAACCGATTCACCGGACCCATTCCCCCCGAGATATTCACCTTCCCGATCGCCAACCTCCAACTCCAGCGAAACCAATTCTCCGGCCCAGTTCGCCCCACCAATCTGGTCACCATCCCGACCATTGATCTCAGCCACAACCGCCTCTCCGGCGAGATTTCACCGATGTTCTCCACGGTTCAGAAGCTGTACCTGAACAATAACCGGTTCATGGGCCACGTCCCCGCCAGCTTCGTGGACCGGCTATTGGCTTCCAACATACAGATACTGTATCTGCAGCACAATTACTTGACCGGAATCGAGATTAATCCGACGGTGGAGATTCCGGTCAGCAGCTCTTTGTGTCTGCAGTATAATTGTATGGTGCTGCCCGTGCAGACCGCTTGCCCGCTTAACGCTGGGAACCAGAAAACAAGACCAACATCTCAATGCATCGAGTGGAAAGGGTGA